A segment of the Panacibacter ginsenosidivorans genome:
GGCTCATTGGCTCTTGGCTGCAAAGGAAAGCCTCTTGTTATTATTTCACCATCAGTTGCATAGATCGGGTAGAGAAAAGGTTTTTCCAAACTATCGGGGTAACAGAAAGCAGTAAATGGCTTACCATCAACAGTAACCAGAACCTTTTGCTGATTTTTTACCTGCACAACTTTTATTTGCTGTGCCTGGAGATTTGTTGCAATAAGAAATAAAAATAATGGAAGAAAGTTTTTCATTTATCAACTCTGTTATCTTTAGTGACTGGTTTTATAATTTGCAAAATATATAACTTTAATGGCGATTGCAAAATGCTGCATAACGAACAGTATGCACAAGAGTGCGACGCAACGAATGTATGATTATTAAACTAAAGTCAGGCTCATAAAATTCAACTTATAAATATTGCTATCATGAACAATTCACGCAGAGATTTTATTAAGAGAACAACATTAACGGGTGCGGCAACTTACCTTGGTACATTGGGCTTAAGTGCAAAGAGTTATAACCGCATCATAGGTGCTAATGATCGTGTAAATGTAGGTGTGGTGGGCTTTTCAGACCGACACAAGGATGCGCATATGCCTTCTTTTATGAACCTTTATAAGGAATTGAATTTTGATGTGATTGCAGTAAGTGATATATGGAAGAAAAGGAGAGAAGAGGGCGTTGGTATATGGAAAGAAAAACTGGGACATGATATTAAGGCATGCATGAACAATGATGAATTGTATAATATAAAAGATGTTGATGCAGTATTTATAAGTACTGCAGATTTTCAACATGCAACACATTGTATTGAAGCAGTAAAAGCCGGAAGAGATGCGTACACTGAAAAGCCATTGGCAGAAACAATGGAAGATGCACGTGCTGTGTTGAAAGCAGTGAAAGAAAGTAACAAGATCGTGCAGATAGGTTCTCAAAGAAGAAGCGGTGCAAATTATGCAGCTGCCTATGATTTTATAAAGTCGGGAAAGTTTGGCCCTATAGTAATGGTGGAATTAACCTGGAATGTCAATCAGCCGGGGCGTTGGCGCAGACCAGAACTTGTTGCGCAATTAAAAGAAGAAGATACAGACTGGAAAAGATTTTTGATCAACAGGCCTGCAGCTCCATTTAATGCAAGACATTATTTAGAGTATCGTTTGTTCTGGCCTTATTCATCTGGCATTCCAGGGCAATGGATGTGTCATCAAATAGATACAGTACATTGGTTTACAGGATTACCACACCCACGCAGTGTATCTGTGAATGGTGGCAATTATGTTTGGAAAGATGGCAGGCAAAATGCAGATACATTAACTGCAGTATTTGATTACGGCCCGCTTAATGACATGAGCAATGGTTTTCAGGTAGTGTTTACTTCAAGACAAACAAACAGTGCCGGTGATGTAAAAGAAATTTATTACTCTAATGGCGGAACGCTTAATCTTGATACCAATAAAATTACACCGGAAGGCGGACTTACTGCAGAGTATGCAAAAGCCATGAATATGCAGCCAAACCTATTGCCGGAAATGAATTTAAATGATATGGCAGTAAAAGTAAATACAGGTGCTAATACTGGCGGAGACCCGCTTACACAGGCACATGTACGCAACTGGATGGAATGTGTGCGCAACCGTAAGCAACCCAATGCACCAATCGAAGCAGGTTATAATCACGCAACTGCAGTTATTATGACCAATGCAGCATACCGTACCGGCCAGAAAGTTACGTTTGATGATAAGACGCAGGAAGTGATGGCAGGAGGGAAGGTGTTTAAGTATTAATAGCACTCTGTTAGGAAAATAAAAAGTGGCCGTCAAAAGCCACTTATATAAAGTCAGCGTTGCGTCGCATTTTTTTCAGCAGGGAATTTTCCCTGAGCTTCAGCAGGTTTGTTTTTCATTCATTGCAATTGTAAAATACATTCGCAATAGAGACTCAGATTTAAAACGGGTTTTAATCATTAGATGATATCGTTAAATCAAATACCGGAAAAAACAGACCGGTTAGCTTTCAGAGGGCAAGCATTACGCAAATGGCGTAATTGAAAATGCGACGCAACAAAGACTCGCTTTAAAGATACAAATATCGAAATATCTCCACCTTAAAATTTTTGACTATTTGATTATGTTAAACCGGATGATGTAATAAAAAATAAAAGCCTGCATGATCTGCAGGCTTTTATTTTTTTGAAATGCTCTTATATAAACCTGTTTATTATATTTTCAAACAATTCCTGCTTACCACTTTTAATAGCAGGTTCACCATTTGCAATGGCAAATTGTTTCAGATCTTCCAGTGATAATTTGCCTGCTTCAAACTCTGCGCCTTTGCCGCTATCATAAGAAGCATAGCGTTCCTTACGCAGCTT
Coding sequences within it:
- a CDS encoding Gfo/Idh/MocA family protein; the encoded protein is MNNSRRDFIKRTTLTGAATYLGTLGLSAKSYNRIIGANDRVNVGVVGFSDRHKDAHMPSFMNLYKELNFDVIAVSDIWKKRREEGVGIWKEKLGHDIKACMNNDELYNIKDVDAVFISTADFQHATHCIEAVKAGRDAYTEKPLAETMEDARAVLKAVKESNKIVQIGSQRRSGANYAAAYDFIKSGKFGPIVMVELTWNVNQPGRWRRPELVAQLKEEDTDWKRFLINRPAAPFNARHYLEYRLFWPYSSGIPGQWMCHQIDTVHWFTGLPHPRSVSVNGGNYVWKDGRQNADTLTAVFDYGPLNDMSNGFQVVFTSRQTNSAGDVKEIYYSNGGTLNLDTNKITPEGGLTAEYAKAMNMQPNLLPEMNLNDMAVKVNTGANTGGDPLTQAHVRNWMECVRNRKQPNAPIEAGYNHATAVIMTNAAYRTGQKVTFDDKTQEVMAGGKVFKY